The Arachis hypogaea cultivar Tifrunner chromosome 19, arahy.Tifrunner.gnm2.J5K5, whole genome shotgun sequence genome has a window encoding:
- the LOC112775648 gene encoding MADS-box protein defh21 isoform X2, with translation MRHGHAHDQEDLLIEMAMLRHQNLSLEMGIQRYLGEGIAFLQYEELTKLEGELQSSVARVRKRQEKDSMLIEFV, from the exons ATGCGCCATGGACATGCCCATGATCAG GAAGATTTATTGATTGAGATGGCAATGCTGAGGCATCAAAATCTGAGCCTTGAGATGGGGATTCAGCGCTACCTTGGAGAAGGCATAGCTTTTCTCCAATACGAAGAATTGACTAAGCTTGAAGGAGAACTTCAAAGCTCTGTTGCAAGGGTTCGAAAGCgtcag GAAAAAGATTCTATGCTCATCGAATTTGTTTAG